One region of Eupeodes corollae chromosome 1, idEupCoro1.1, whole genome shotgun sequence genomic DNA includes:
- the LOC129939576 gene encoding 40S ribosomal protein S29, protein MGFANLWYSHPRKYGQGSRCCRSCSNRHGLIRKYGLNICRQCFREYANDIGFKKLD, encoded by the exons ATGGGTTTTGCAAATCTCTGGTATTCCCATCCCCGAAAATACGGACAAGGTTCTCGTTGCTg CCGGTCATGCTCTAACCGACATGGTCTCATCCGCAAATACGGTTTAAATATATGCCGTCAGTGCTTCAGGGAGTACGCCAACGATATTGGCTTCAAGAAG CTCGATTAG
- the LOC129943276 gene encoding uncharacterized protein LOC129943276, which produces MEEILKESERIFEKINLIESVVSLNLRRSNIEPQIQELAQKTEEVKSLIQQCNQVMKVEYSNVMNEHKLIMRKLQQQQLKALEVLIERKQSAKEDEQKTKQLLHVRGAPTAATNVAYGTTPLGVLKEKQPKSISKHLAVKSVQKLDTVEGKMYLEDYLQSPFVRKTKPLSRPFQFIDFEAEITSEIFESIPKYMRGRETVEELKNFLDTVLVPCFNEKYQLLHRHRDCIRNHVDLDMWKLYNDQASYFPGQNFITQGDISRRIKKMLDKKSQNKITMLRHLGILQEQRKAQTVCYIWTANNI; this is translated from the exons ATGGAAGAAATTCTCAAAGAATCCGAAAGAATCttcgaaaaaatcaatcttatcGAGTCAGTTGTATCGCTAAATCTCCGACGTTCAAATATCGAACCACAAATCCAAGAATTAGCTCAAAAAACCGAAGAAGTCAAATCCCTTATCCAGCAATGCAATCAAGTTATGAAAGTTGAATATTCCAATGTAATGAATGAACACAAATTGATAATGCGCAAATTACAACAACAGCAGCTAAAGGCTCTTGAAGTTCTCATCGAACGAAAACAATCTGCAAAGGAagatgaacaaaaaacaaaacagcttCTTCATGTTCGTGGAGCACCTACAGCTGCAACTAATGTTGCATATGGCACTACCCCTCTTGGTGTCCTAAAGGAAAAACAACCCAAAAGCATTTCTAAACACCTTGCCGTTAAATCTGTTCAAAAATTAGACACCGTAGAG GGTAAAATGTATCTGGAAGACTATTTGCAGTCCCCATTTGTTAGGAAAACTAAACCCCTCTCAAGGCCATTTCAATTTATCGATTTTGAGGCTGAAATCACCTCCGAGATATTTGAAAGTATTCCCAA GTACATGAGAGGTCGTGAGACTGTAGAAGAACTGAAGAACTTTTTAGACACCGTTCTGGTGCCCTGTTTCAATGAAAAATACCAACTCCTTCACAGGCATAGAGACTGCATTCGAAATCACGTCGACTTAGACATGTGGAAACTATACAATGATCAAGCCTCCTATTTTCCTG gaCAGAACTTCATAACTCAAGGAGATATATcgcgaagaattaaaaaaatgctcgACAAAAAGTCACAGAACAAAATAACAATGCTCCGGCATTTGGGTATTCTGCAGGAGCAACGTAAAGCACAAACTGTCTGTTACATCTGGACggcaaataatatttga
- the LOC129943275 gene encoding testis-specific zinc finger protein topi isoform X2, with product MNCNNFYDEEFQNSEAWLSEQIFSQLKDFNKPTPKNDVEPNQIQNEIQEETESAKINSDIVDLEAMKYQGPPPQVEQQQQVICPILKTPQEQSIPLDVENQEKNPNLFAILEQPFLYSQIVKCANCNCVFLGNTFNQHICDYGEDNKLIVPEPTDQTLAPFEPGPVEPSCIRLLRENQIRIRRFLKDELKYDLDATSSSNNTVNKKQNGPHECNLCERKFVHASGLSRHMEKHALDLIPTTTSTTKTTNSNNSSSNGLRVVIKCTICGRLFFEPQTAFQHFCVHFPEVTDKEESTSEAADAEFPYESYVDEAIELLKKQSPDSQNNKKLAMHLQMVILSCILQCEFCDMIFSQVSYLFAHSACHSPDRHFECSSCEIQVGTSKEIFMHWQAECVFSRENLKRGCSSQRFYVCNVCENKFGSLESLHEHRYTAYHFFPRKDTNSNLLLLPCEYCDRIFQSANEIVEHFEEKHCRKNKRDTTTTKYRQYLCDICGKTYTQSSHLWQHLRFHKGVKPFACKEPGCLRKFTIRPDLNDHIRKCHTGERPYHCLICGRRFLTGSVFYQHRLIHRGERRYGCDECGKRFYRADALKNHHRIHTGEKPFGCLFCTKNFRQRGDRDKHIRARHSSLDANARLMMQLRKMQLEATARAGAGGATLTNSNPTSSEDVLMVGNIPFPRSMFQPLLPDIDGTSAAA from the exons ATGAATTGTAACAATTTCTATGATGAAGAGTTTCAAAATTCAGAAGCATGGTTGTCGGAACAAATTTTTTCGCAGcttaaagattttaataaaCCAACTCCAAAAAATGACGTGGAaccaaatcaaattcaaaacgaAATACAAGAAGAAACAGAATCGGCCAAAATAAATTCAGATATAGTCGATTTAGAGGCAATGAAATATCAAGGCCCACCTCCTCAagtagaacaacaacaacaggttATCTGCCCAATTCTCAAGACTCCCCAAGAACAATCAATTCCACTTGATGTagaaaaccaagaaaaaaaccCTAATTTATTTGCTATTCTCG AGCAACCATTTCTCTATTCACAAATTGTGAAATGCGCCAATTGCAATTGTGTTTTCCTTGGCAACACGTTCAACCAACATATCTGTGACTATGGCGAAGATAATAAACTGATTGTTCCGGAGCCGACAGACCAAACTTTAGCTCCATTCGAGCCTGGGCCAGTAGAGCCATCCTGCATACGTTTGTTGCGTGAAAACCAAATTCGCATCCGACGTTTCCTAAAAGATGAATTGAAATACGATTTGGATGCGACATCCTCCTCCAACAACACAGTCAATAAGAAGCAAAACGGTCCACATGAATGTAATTTGTGTGAGCGAAAGTTTGTCCATGCATCTGGGCTCTCGCGTCACATGGAAAAACATGCTCTGGATTTGATACCAACAACGACTTCaacgacaaaaacaacaaactctAATAATTCATCATCCAACGGCCTAAGGGTGGTCATCAAGTGTACTATTTGTGGACGGCTGTTTTTCGAACCTCAAACTGCCTTCCAACATTTTTGCGTTCATTTTCCTGAAGTAACGGACAAAGAAGAGTCCACATCAGAGGCTGCAGATGCGGAGTTTCCATATGAAAGCTATGTTGATGAAGCTATCGAACTACTTAAGAAACAA TCGCCAGATTCGCAAAATAACAAGAAGCTTGCGATGCATCTGCAGATGGTCATTCTTAGCTGTATTCTGCAGTGCGAGTTCTGTGATATGATTTTTTCCCAAGTTTCATATCTGTTCGCACACTCCGCCTGCCATTCTCCCGACAGGCATTTCGAGTGCTCTTCGTGTGAAATTCAAGTTGGAACTTCCAAAGAGATTTTCATGCATTGGCAGGCAGAGTGTGTTTTCTCGCGGGAAAATCTCAAACGTGGTTGTTCCTCACAACGATTCTACGTCTGCAATGTCTGTGAGAATAAGTTTGGATCTTTGGAGAGTTTGCATGAACATAG ATACACAGCTTACCacttttttccaagaaaagaCACAAACTCAAATTTACTGCTGCTTCCTTGCGAGTACTGTGATCGCATCTTCCAGTCGGCCAACGAAATAGTGGAACACTTTGAAGAGAAACATTGCAGGAAAAACAAGCGCGATACAACAACCACAAAATATCGCCAATATTTATGCGACATTTGCGGCAAGACCTACACTCAATCCAGTCACCTGTGGCAACACTTGCGATTTCACAAAG GTGTGAAGCCTTTTGCATGCAAGGAACCCGGTTGTTTACGCAAGTTCACCATTCGCCCTGATCTGAACGACCACATCCGTAAATGCCACACAGGTGAGCGTCCCTACCATTGCCTTATATGCGGCAGGCGGTTCCTAACGGGCTCCGTGTTCTATCAACATCGCCTCATCCATCGTGGCGAACGTCGCTACGGATGCGACGAGTGTGGGAAAAGATTCTACCGCGCCGATGCTCTGAAAAACCACCATCGCATCCACACCGGCGAAAAACCATTCGGATGTTTGTTCTGCACCAAAAACTTCCGCCAGAGGGGCGATCGCGACAAACACATCAGAGCCCGACACTCTAGCTTGGATGCGAATGCACGTCTGATGATGCAATTACGCAAGATGCAACTGGAAGCAACTGCCAGGGCTGGCGCCGGAGGAGCGACTCTTACTAATTCTAACCCAACATCATCTGAGGATGTTTTGATGGTGGGAAACATCCCCTTCCCCAGAAGCATGTTCCAACCACTGTTGCCTGATATCGATGGAACTTCGGCCGCTGCATAA
- the LOC129943275 gene encoding testis-specific zinc finger protein topi isoform X1, whose translation MNCNNFYDEEFQNSEAWLSEQIFSQLKDFNKPTPKNDVEPNQIQNEIQEETESAKINSDIVDLEAMKYQGPPPQVEQQQQVICPILKTPQEQSIPLDVENQEKNPNLFAILEQPFLYSQIVKCANCNCVFLGNTFNQHICDYGEDNKLIVPEPTDQTLAPFEPGPVEPSCIRLLRENQIRIRRFLKDELKYDLDATSSSNNTVNKKQNGPHECNLCERKFVHASGLSRHMEKHALDLIPTTTSTTKTTNSNNSSSNGLRVVIKCTICGRLFFEPQTAFQHFCVHFPEVTDKEESTSEAADAEFPYESYVDEAIELLKKQVTSSASPDSQNNKKLAMHLQMVILSCILQCEFCDMIFSQVSYLFAHSACHSPDRHFECSSCEIQVGTSKEIFMHWQAECVFSRENLKRGCSSQRFYVCNVCENKFGSLESLHEHRYTAYHFFPRKDTNSNLLLLPCEYCDRIFQSANEIVEHFEEKHCRKNKRDTTTTKYRQYLCDICGKTYTQSSHLWQHLRFHKGVKPFACKEPGCLRKFTIRPDLNDHIRKCHTGERPYHCLICGRRFLTGSVFYQHRLIHRGERRYGCDECGKRFYRADALKNHHRIHTGEKPFGCLFCTKNFRQRGDRDKHIRARHSSLDANARLMMQLRKMQLEATARAGAGGATLTNSNPTSSEDVLMVGNIPFPRSMFQPLLPDIDGTSAAA comes from the exons ATGAATTGTAACAATTTCTATGATGAAGAGTTTCAAAATTCAGAAGCATGGTTGTCGGAACAAATTTTTTCGCAGcttaaagattttaataaaCCAACTCCAAAAAATGACGTGGAaccaaatcaaattcaaaacgaAATACAAGAAGAAACAGAATCGGCCAAAATAAATTCAGATATAGTCGATTTAGAGGCAATGAAATATCAAGGCCCACCTCCTCAagtagaacaacaacaacaggttATCTGCCCAATTCTCAAGACTCCCCAAGAACAATCAATTCCACTTGATGTagaaaaccaagaaaaaaaccCTAATTTATTTGCTATTCTCG AGCAACCATTTCTCTATTCACAAATTGTGAAATGCGCCAATTGCAATTGTGTTTTCCTTGGCAACACGTTCAACCAACATATCTGTGACTATGGCGAAGATAATAAACTGATTGTTCCGGAGCCGACAGACCAAACTTTAGCTCCATTCGAGCCTGGGCCAGTAGAGCCATCCTGCATACGTTTGTTGCGTGAAAACCAAATTCGCATCCGACGTTTCCTAAAAGATGAATTGAAATACGATTTGGATGCGACATCCTCCTCCAACAACACAGTCAATAAGAAGCAAAACGGTCCACATGAATGTAATTTGTGTGAGCGAAAGTTTGTCCATGCATCTGGGCTCTCGCGTCACATGGAAAAACATGCTCTGGATTTGATACCAACAACGACTTCaacgacaaaaacaacaaactctAATAATTCATCATCCAACGGCCTAAGGGTGGTCATCAAGTGTACTATTTGTGGACGGCTGTTTTTCGAACCTCAAACTGCCTTCCAACATTTTTGCGTTCATTTTCCTGAAGTAACGGACAAAGAAGAGTCCACATCAGAGGCTGCAGATGCGGAGTTTCCATATGAAAGCTATGTTGATGAAGCTATCGAACTACTTAAGAAACAAGTAACAAGCTCGGCT TCGCCAGATTCGCAAAATAACAAGAAGCTTGCGATGCATCTGCAGATGGTCATTCTTAGCTGTATTCTGCAGTGCGAGTTCTGTGATATGATTTTTTCCCAAGTTTCATATCTGTTCGCACACTCCGCCTGCCATTCTCCCGACAGGCATTTCGAGTGCTCTTCGTGTGAAATTCAAGTTGGAACTTCCAAAGAGATTTTCATGCATTGGCAGGCAGAGTGTGTTTTCTCGCGGGAAAATCTCAAACGTGGTTGTTCCTCACAACGATTCTACGTCTGCAATGTCTGTGAGAATAAGTTTGGATCTTTGGAGAGTTTGCATGAACATAG ATACACAGCTTACCacttttttccaagaaaagaCACAAACTCAAATTTACTGCTGCTTCCTTGCGAGTACTGTGATCGCATCTTCCAGTCGGCCAACGAAATAGTGGAACACTTTGAAGAGAAACATTGCAGGAAAAACAAGCGCGATACAACAACCACAAAATATCGCCAATATTTATGCGACATTTGCGGCAAGACCTACACTCAATCCAGTCACCTGTGGCAACACTTGCGATTTCACAAAG GTGTGAAGCCTTTTGCATGCAAGGAACCCGGTTGTTTACGCAAGTTCACCATTCGCCCTGATCTGAACGACCACATCCGTAAATGCCACACAGGTGAGCGTCCCTACCATTGCCTTATATGCGGCAGGCGGTTCCTAACGGGCTCCGTGTTCTATCAACATCGCCTCATCCATCGTGGCGAACGTCGCTACGGATGCGACGAGTGTGGGAAAAGATTCTACCGCGCCGATGCTCTGAAAAACCACCATCGCATCCACACCGGCGAAAAACCATTCGGATGTTTGTTCTGCACCAAAAACTTCCGCCAGAGGGGCGATCGCGACAAACACATCAGAGCCCGACACTCTAGCTTGGATGCGAATGCACGTCTGATGATGCAATTACGCAAGATGCAACTGGAAGCAACTGCCAGGGCTGGCGCCGGAGGAGCGACTCTTACTAATTCTAACCCAACATCATCTGAGGATGTTTTGATGGTGGGAAACATCCCCTTCCCCAGAAGCATGTTCCAACCACTGTTGCCTGATATCGATGGAACTTCGGCCGCTGCATAA